The nucleotide sequence TTTACCAGCGATAGTGGCTGAATGCTTTGTTCGCATCTGCCATTTTTCGGATATCTTCCTTCTTCTTGATTGCTGCTCCGGTGCCTTTTTGAGCCTCGATAAATTCTGCAGCAAGCTTGTTGGCCATACCTTTTTCGTTTCTTTCTCTGGAATAACGGATCAACCATCTGATCCCAAGAGCTAAACGTCTTTCAGGACGAACTTCGATAGGAACTTGGTAAGTCACACCACCCACACGACGGGATTTTACTTCCACTTGCGGTTTAACGTTTTCTAATGCTTCTTTAAAAGTAACGTAAGGATCGTTTCCGGTCTTTTTTTGGACCAGATCCAGAGCATCATAAAATAAAGATTCTGCTACGGATTTTTTTCCGTCCAACATCAGGCAGTTGATAAACTTCGCGATGTTTGCATCTCCATAAACCGAATCCGGCTGGATCTTGCGTGGTTCTACTTTTCCTCTTCTTCTAGACATTCCTAATAACTCCCTTACGCCTTAGGTTTTTTCGTTCCATATTTAGAACGACCCTTACGACGTTTATCGATACCAAGAGTATCCAAGGTACCACGGATAATATGATAACGAACCCCTGGAAGGTCTTTTACCCTTCCCCCGCGGATCAGAACAACGTTGTGCTCTTGCAGGTTATGTCCCTCACCGGGAATATAAGCGGTCACTTCAATACCGGTTGTTAAACGAACCCTTGCGACTTTTCTTAAAGCCGAGTTCGGTTTTTTCGGAGTGAAGGTAGTCACCTTCGTGCAAACTCCCCGGCGTTGGGGGCTACTTTTTAATGCAGGAGATTTAGACTTGTTAATCTGTTTTTTCCTGCCGTGACGTATAAGTTGGCTAATTGTAGGCATGAGTTTCTTCTTTTTAGCAGGCCGGTGACCTATTTTACCAGTTCTACCGACCCTGCTCTATTGTAAAGCTTTCCTTTAATTCTCGTTGTCTTCCGGAATGGCCATCGGAATTTCTTCCTCTTCCACTTCCAGAGGACGATCTAGATCCCCGTAAGTTTCTTTGAACACCGCGACATCGCGATATTTTCTCATTCCGGTTCCGGCTGGGATCATGTGACCGATAATAACGTTCTCTTTAAGTCCCATCAAGTTATCGGTCTTTCCTTTGATTGCTGCGTCAGTTAACACCTTAGTTGTTTCCTGGAAGGAAGCAGCCGAGAAGAACGACTCAGTATTCAAAGATGCTTTCGTTAAACCTAAAAGAATCGGAACACACTGAGCAGGAGATCCCCCTTCAGCGATCACTCTCTTGTTTTCTTCCAAGAAAGCGAAACGATCCACTTGTTGTTGGTTTACGAAAGATGTGTCTCCGGAATCGGTGATTAAAACCTTACGCATCATCTGGCGAACGACCACTTCGATGTGCTTATCGTTGATATGCACCCCTTGTAATCTGTAAACCTCTTGGACCTCTTGGACCAGATACACTTGGAGTGCGGTTACACCTTTTACTCTCAAGATATCGTGTGGATCCAAGTTTCCATCGTCTAACTGGTCTCCTCGTTTTACGAAGTCCCCGTGACGAACACGTAATTGTTTTCCGATCGGAATGGTTACTTTTACTTTATCCAACTCTTCGTTATCCGGAACGATATAGAGAACTCGTTTTTCTTTTACGATCTCTCCGTTGTCTTCGATCTTTCCGTCTATTTCAGCAAGAGTTGTGGCGTCTTTAGGACGACGAGCTTCGAAAAGTTCGTCTACCCTAGGAAGACCACCGGTAATATCCCGGGTTTTTTCGGCAACAGTTGGGATCTTGAAGAGAATATCTCCTGCTTTCACCTTGTCTCCGTTTTGAATGGAGATGATCGCATCCACAGGAACCAGATATTCTTCCTTGCTTCCGCCGGAAGTTACCACGATCCTTGGGATCAATTTTTCCCTACGTTGCTCGATTACTTTGTAAATAACGTTAGATGTTTTAACGTCCTCGTCCCTACGAACGTTCTTACCGACTTCCAGATCCACCCAAGAGGCGATTCCTTCAATCTCGGTAACGCCGATCTCGTTGAACGGGTCGAATTCTCCTAATGCCTGATTCGCTTCTGTGATCTGTCCGACTTTTACGTTCAGAGTGGTGGAAGTTTTTACAGGAACAACCGCTTCCTCTCCCAGAATTCGGAAGAGACCGTCCGCAATTTTTACCGTTCCCGGAGCATCGGAAGTGACATTCTCTCCGGACGCAAGAGTTGCAACCAACTCTCCTTTATCCACTTTTTGTCCGTTCTCAACCCTTAAGTTGGTTAGGTCGGAGGAATTGAACTGTTGGATCAATCTTTGTACTACGATGGAACCACGACGAGAGAAGATCAAACCTCTATCAGGAGTTTGTAATGTTCTACCGTTAATCGCGTTAACTACCGCGCGGTAACCCACTTTGTGTTCTTTCTCTTGTACTTTTGCGGAAGCGGCACCACCGATGTGGAATGTTCTCATTGTAAGCTGAGTTCCAGGTTGTCCGATGGACTGAGCCGCGATGGTTCCGACCGCTTCTCCGATCTCCGCAGGAGTCAGACGAGCCATATCCATTCCGTAACATTTAATACAAATTCCCCAACGAGCTTCGCAGGTAAGTGGAGAACGAACTTTGATTTTTTCGTAACCAAGGTTCTCCAATTTTTGCCCAACTTCTCTTGTGATCAAAGATCCTTTCGGATAAACCACACTTTCGGTAACTGGGTCGACGATATCCTCGGAAGTGTAACGTCCGAATACACGGTCGCTCAGAGAAACGATAACGTTCTCTCCTTCTTTGACGGTTCCGAGAGTAATACACTCTTCGGTTCCGCAATCTTCTTCCGCTACGATCACGTCTTGTGAAATATCCACTAAACGACGAGTCAGGTAACCTGCGTCAGCGGTTTTTAACGCCGTATCCGCAAGACCTTTACGAGCGCCGTGAGTGGAGATGAAAAATTCAAGAACGCTCAATCCCTCGCGGAAGTTGGAACGGATCGCCAATTCGATGATCTCTCCGGAAGGTTTCGCCATCAGACCACGCATACCTGCCAACTGACGGATCTGTTGTTTAGATCCACGAGCGCCGGAAGCCGCCATGATGAAGACAGGATTGTAGCCGCCTTTATCCTTCTCTAGTTCTTTGAACATGGAGTCCGTGATGAGATCGTTGGTTTTAGTCCAGATCTCGATCACTTTTTTCTTACGTTCTTCGTTAGTGATAATACCTTTACGATATTCTCCGTCGGCTCTTTCTACTTCTTTGTTAGCGTCGCCAACTAAAGTAACTTTACCCGGAGATACTCGGATGTCTTCGATAGAAATAGTCGGACTGAAGATAGTAGCATAACGATATCCTAATTTTTTAATATCGTCCAGCATCAGAACGGTTTGAGCCGGTCCGTATTTCTCGTAAACTTCCGCAATGATCCTGTTCGTCTCTTTATCGGAGAGAGCACGGTTCACATAAGGATATCCTTCCGGAAGGACGGTATTGAAGATCAAACGACCTGCAGTTGTCTCCAGGATCTTTCCTTGGTGAAGAACGGAAATTTTAGTTCTATATTCTATCACTCCTCGGTCGATCGCGTAAGTAACCTCATCCAGGTTCGCGAACGATTTAAGAGGAACTCCCGCTTCGGTTGGAAGTTCGGAAGTTAGATAATAAATTCCGAGTACGATATCCTGAGTAGGTCCGCAGATCGGGTGTCCGTTTGCAGGGTTCAGGATATTGTGAGGAGAAAGCATGAGCATCCATACTTCCAACTGCGCCTTTGGAGTCAGCGGAACGTGGATCGCCATCTGGTCCCCGTCGAAGTCAGCGTTGAACGCGTGACATACAAGAGGGTGAAGTTTGATCGCTTTTCCTTCAACCAACACAGGAAGGAATGCTTGGATCCCTAAACGGTGAAGAGTAGGAGCACGGTTCAACATAACCGGGTGCTCTTTCACTACGGTTTCCAGAACGTCGAAAACTTCTTTTTCTTCCGCTTCTACTTTTTTCTTAGCGGATTTGATGTTAGGAGCCAGGTCCAGATCCACCAAACGTTTCATGATGAAAGGTTTAAATAGCTCGAGAGCCATCTTCTTAGGAAGACCCATCTCGTGGTATTTCAACTCAGGACCGACTACGATAACGGAACGACCGGAATAATCCACACGCTTACCCAGTAGGTTTTGGCGGAAACGTCCCTGCTTTCCTTTTAACATATCGGAAATGGATTTAAGAGGTCTGTTCCCCT is from Leptospira sp. WS58.C1 and encodes:
- the rpsG gene encoding 30S ribosomal protein S7 encodes the protein MSRRRGKVEPRKIQPDSVYGDANIAKFINCLMLDGKKSVAESLFYDALDLVQKKTGNDPYVTFKEALENVKPQVEVKSRRVGGVTYQVPIEVRPERRLALGIRWLIRYSRERNEKGMANKLAAEFIEAQKGTGAAIKKKEDIRKMADANKAFSHYRW
- the rpsL gene encoding 30S ribosomal protein S12: MPTISQLIRHGRKKQINKSKSPALKSSPQRRGVCTKVTTFTPKKPNSALRKVARVRLTTGIEVTAYIPGEGHNLQEHNVVLIRGGRVKDLPGVRYHIIRGTLDTLGIDKRRKGRSKYGTKKPKA
- the rpoC gene encoding DNA-directed RNA polymerase subunit beta', with protein sequence MRSNNDFESITIRLASPERIKEWSYGEVKKPETINYRTLKPERDGLFCEKIFGTTKDWECYCGKFKSIRYKGVVCDKCGVEVTHSKVRRERMGHIELAAPVSHIWYYRSVPSRMGLLLDMTINQLKSVLYFEKYVIIDPADTGRNRGELIDEEEYHAYLDEYGDKFVAGIGADAIKELLSRIDVDAEARIIRQKIQEKEKISDKRILKRLEVLEAFRDSGNRPEWMVLDVVPVIPPELRPMVQLEGGRFATSDLNDLYRRVINRNNRLKRLLALKAPEIIVRNEKRMLQEAVDALFDNSRRKRTVKGKGNRPLKSISDMLKGKQGRFRQNLLGKRVDYSGRSVIVVGPELKYHEMGLPKKMALELFKPFIMKRLVDLDLAPNIKSAKKKVEAEEKEVFDVLETVVKEHPVMLNRAPTLHRLGIQAFLPVLVEGKAIKLHPLVCHAFNADFDGDQMAIHVPLTPKAQLEVWMLMLSPHNILNPANGHPICGPTQDIVLGIYYLTSELPTEAGVPLKSFANLDEVTYAIDRGVIEYRTKISVLHQGKILETTAGRLIFNTVLPEGYPYVNRALSDKETNRIIAEVYEKYGPAQTVLMLDDIKKLGYRYATIFSPTISIEDIRVSPGKVTLVGDANKEVERADGEYRKGIITNEERKKKVIEIWTKTNDLITDSMFKELEKDKGGYNPVFIMAASGARGSKQQIRQLAGMRGLMAKPSGEIIELAIRSNFREGLSVLEFFISTHGARKGLADTALKTADAGYLTRRLVDISQDVIVAEEDCGTEECITLGTVKEGENVIVSLSDRVFGRYTSEDIVDPVTESVVYPKGSLITREVGQKLENLGYEKIKVRSPLTCEARWGICIKCYGMDMARLTPAEIGEAVGTIAAQSIGQPGTQLTMRTFHIGGAASAKVQEKEHKVGYRAVVNAINGRTLQTPDRGLIFSRRGSIVVQRLIQQFNSSDLTNLRVENGQKVDKGELVATLASGENVTSDAPGTVKIADGLFRILGEEAVVPVKTSTTLNVKVGQITEANQALGEFDPFNEIGVTEIEGIASWVDLEVGKNVRRDEDVKTSNVIYKVIEQRREKLIPRIVVTSGGSKEEYLVPVDAIISIQNGDKVKAGDILFKIPTVAEKTRDITGGLPRVDELFEARRPKDATTLAEIDGKIEDNGEIVKEKRVLYIVPDNEELDKVKVTIPIGKQLRVRHGDFVKRGDQLDDGNLDPHDILRVKGVTALQVYLVQEVQEVYRLQGVHINDKHIEVVVRQMMRKVLITDSGDTSFVNQQQVDRFAFLEENKRVIAEGGSPAQCVPILLGLTKASLNTESFFSAASFQETTKVLTDAAIKGKTDNLMGLKENVIIGHMIPAGTGMRKYRDVAVFKETYGDLDRPLEVEEEEIPMAIPEDNEN